ACGCCGCCGGATGGGCGGTCTACGTGTACACCGTGGACGATCCCGCCGAGATGCGCCGTCTGCTGCGGGCCGGGGTCGACGGACTCTTCACCAACTACCCCTCCCGCCTCAAGAGCCTGCTCGACGCCGAGTTCCGAGGAAGGTCCCCCGTGGGGATTTTCGCGCCGCCGGTTTGAGGGGTCGTTTGAGGTTCGCTGAACGAAGTACGGTTCAGCGCTCGACTTTCTTGCGATTCGCTTGACCAAGCCCCCCGCCATCGCCTATGTATTCGGTGCAACACCCGAAGGCGCCTAATGAAAGTCGGTCGCGTCCCCGCCGATTTCGACGCCACCGATCGGGCGATCCTCGAGCTGCTGCAGGAGAACTGCAAGCAGCCCCTGGCCGCGATCGGTGAGAAGGTCGGGCTCTCTGCGCCCGCCGTCGTCGATCGCATCCACAAGCTCGAAGAAGCCGGCATCGTGGTGGGCTATCGCGCCCAGCTCGACGCGCGCAAGCTCGGCCGCGACGTGTCGGCCTTCATCGGGGTGTCGACCGACCGTCCCGGCGCGATCGCCCGGGTCGAGACCCAGGCGGCCCGGCTCGACGAGGTGCTCGAATGCCACCACGTCACCGGTGCCCACACCCTCCTGCTCAAGGCAAAGACCCGCAACACGGAGAGCCTCGAACGACTGATCGACCAGATTCGCAGCATCGATGGCGTCTCGCGCACCGAGACGATGATCGTGCTTTCCACCGGCACCGAGCGCACCCGGATCGCGCTCAGTCCCGAAGACGGTTTCCGGGAGCGCCCGCGTCGCGGCAAGCGACGCGCCTCGGAGGCCGACCGCCAACCCGAAGCCCATGGAGATCCGCAAGGATGACCCCCCAGCCCGATCGCGGCCCGCTTCGCCTCGAGAAGCAAGGGCTCTACGACCCCGCCCACGAGCACGACGCCTGTGGCGTCGGCTTCATCGCGAACATTCGCGGTGAGAAGTCGCACGAGGTGGTGTCGAAGGGTATCCAGCTCCTGATCAATCTCGAGCACCGCGGCGCCTGCGGCTGCGACCCCGAGACGGGCGACGGCGCCGGGCTCCTCGTCCAGCTGCCCGACGCCTTCTTCCGTCGCGAGCTCGGCACCCAGGGCATCGAGCTGCCCGAAGCCGGTCGCTACGCGGCCGGCATGATCTTCCTCGACAAGGACCCGAAGGCGGCGGCGCGTCAGGTCGAGATTCTCGAGAGCCTGGTGGCTGCCGAGGGCCAGCGCGTCCTCGGCTGGCGCGAGGTGCCCTGCGACGAGGCTGCCATCGGCTGGCTCGCTCGCGAGAGCATGCCCGCGGCCCGCCAGATCTTCGTGGCCGCCGACGGCCCCGAGGCCCAGGACGAGGACGCGTTCCAGCGCAAGCTCTACGTGATCCGGCGCCTGGCCGAGAAGCAGATCGCGGCCGAGCACGGCGACGACCACTTCTTCTACGTCACGAGCCTCTCTTCGCGGACCATCGTGTACACGGGCATGCTGATCTCGCGGCAGATCCGCGGCTTCTTCCCCGACGTGCGCGACCCGGATTTCATGTCGGCGCTCTGTCTCGTGCACTCGCGCTACAGCACGAACACCCTCGGTGCCTGGGACCTGGCCCATCCATTCCGCTATCTCGCCCACAACGGCGAGATCAATACGATCGAGGGCAACCAGAACTGGATGCGCGCGCGCGAAGGGACGCTCGAGTCGGACCTCTTCGGCGACGATCTCCAGAAGCTCTACCCGATCATGCGCGAGGGGGCGTCCGACTCGGCGCGGTTCGACAACGCCCTCGAGTTCTTGAGCCTGGCCGGTCGGGACCTCTCGGAAGCCATCCTCATGATGGTCCCGGAGGCCTGGGAAAACCGGGACGACATGGACCCGGATCTGCGGGCCTACTACGAGTATCACTCGTTCCTGCTCGAACCCTGGGACGGGCCCGCGTCGCTGGCGTTCACCGATGGCAAGAAGATCGGAGCCGTGCTCGACCGCAACGGCCTGCGTCCGTCGCGCTACGTGGTGACGAAGGACGGCTTCTTCGTGATGGGCTCCGAGGTCGGTGTCACCGACATCGACCCGGCGAACGTGGAGAGGAAGAACCGTCTGCACCCGGGCAAGGTGCTGCTGATCGACCTCGAAGAAGGCCGCATCGTCGGTGACGAAGAGTTGAAGCGCAGCTTCGTCGAGCGCAAGCCCTACCGCAGCTGGGTGGAGAACCAGCGGCTCCTGCTCTCCGACCTGCCCGATGCCCCGGTGTCGTCCCTGAAGCAGAACCGCGAGCAGCGCTTCCTGATGCAGCAGGCGTTCGGGTACACGGCCGAGGACATGAAGCTCCTGCTGGCGCCGATGGCAACCCAGGGGAAGTGGCCGATCGGTTCGATGGGCGAGGATGCCGCGCTGGCGTGTCTCTCGGATCGGCCGCAGATGCTCTACCGCTACTTCAAGCAGCGCTTCGCACAGGTCTCGAACCCGGCGATGGACTCGATCAACGAGCGCCCGGTGATGACCCTCTTCTCGACGGTGGGCGCCGAGCGCAACATCCTCGAGGAGACCGAAGAGCACGCGCGCATGGTCCGGCTGGAGCACCCGGTGCTCACCGACGAGGAGCTGGCGAAGCTCGAGAACATCGACGCGCCGGGCTTCGAGTCGCGGACGTTGCCGTGTCTGTTCAAGGTGTCCGAGGGCGGTGGCGGCCTGCGCGCGGCGCTCGACGCGCTCTGCAACGAGGCCGAGGCCGCGGTGCGCGCGGGCGCGAACATCCTGATCCTGTCGGACCGGGGCGTCGCGCCGGACCTCGCGCCGATCCCGATGCTTCTGGCGACTGGCGCGGTGCATCACCACCTGATCCGCGAGACCCTGCGCACCCGTTGCAGTCTGATCTGCGAGACCGGTGAGGCGCGCGAGGTGGCGCACATGGCGCTCCTGCTCGGATACGGCGCCGCGGGCATCAACCCCTACCTGGCGTTGCAGAGCCTGGAAGAGCTCGTCCTCGACGGCACCTTCACGCCCGAAGGGCTCGACCCGGCCACGGCGGTGAAGAACTTCATCAAGGCGAACGACAAGGGGCTGCTCAAGACCTTCGCGAAGATGGGGATCTCGACGCTCGCGTCCTACCGCGGCGCCCAGATCTTCGAAGCGATCGGGCTCGACCGGGATCTCGTGGCCCGCTGCTTCTCGGGGACGCCCTCGCGTGTCTCGGGCGTCGGCTTCGAGGTGATCGCGACCGAGGCGGCGATGCGCCACGCGCGCGCCTTCCCGGGCGAGGATTTCCAGTATCCCGAGCTCGATCCCGGCGGTCTCTACCAGTGGCGCGCGCGCGGCGAGCGTCACACGTTCAACCCGGACACGGTCTCGAAGCTCCAGATCGCGCTGCGTCGTGGTAGCTACGAGGACTACAAGGAGTTCAGTGCGGCCGCCGACGGCACCGCCGAAGAGGCCTGCACCCTGCGCGGCCTGTTCCGCTTCCGCGAGGACCTGCGACCCGCGGTGCCTCTCGACGAGGTGGAGCCCGCGGTGGAGATCGTGAAGCGCTTCTGCACCGGCGCCATGAGCTACGGCTCGATCTCGATGGAGGCGCACCAGACCCTCGCGATCGCGATGAACCGCCTCGGCGGGAAGTCGAACACGGGCGAGGGCGGTGAGGACCCGGCGCGCTTCACTCCCGACGACAACGGCGATCTGCGCCGCAGTGCCATCAAGCAGGTCGCGTCGGGCCGCTTCGGCGTCACGAGCTGGTATCTCGTCAACGCGGACGAGGTCCAGATCAAGGTGGCCCAGGGCGCAAAGCCGGGCGAGGGCGGGGAGCTTCCCGGTCACAAGGTCAACGACACGATCGCGAAGGTGCGTCACTCGACGCCGGGCGTCGGGCTCATCTCACCGCCGCCCCACCACGACATCTATTCGATCGAGGACCTCTCCCAGCTGATCTACGACCTGAAGAACGCCAACCGCTACGCGCGTGTGTCGGTGAAGCTGGTGTCCGTGACGGGTGTCGGCACGATTGCGGCCGGTGTCGCGAAGGGGAAGGCCGATGGCGTCCTGATCAGCGGCATGGACGGTGGCACGGGCGCGTCGCCGCAGGCCTCGATCAAGTATGCGGGCATGCCCTGGGAGATCGGCCTCGCCGAGACCCAGCAGACCCTCGTGTTGAACGACCTGCGCGGGCGCATCCGGGTGCAGACCGACGGCGGCTTGAAGACCGGTCGTGACGTCGTGATCGCGGCTCTGCTCGGCGCCGATGAATACGGCTTCTCGACGGCACCGTTGGTGGCGATGGGCTGCATCCTGATGCGCGTATGCCATCTCAATACCTGCCCGGTCGGGATCGCGACCCAGGATCCGGTGCTGCGCGAGCGCTTCGCGGGCACGCCCGACAGTGTCGTGCAGTACCTGCTCTGGATCGCGGAAGAGGCCCGCGAATACATGGCGGAGCTCGGCTTCCGCAGTGTCGACGAGATGATCGGCCAGGTCGACGTCCTCGACGTGGCCCGGGCCGAGAACCACTGGAAGCAGCGGGGCCTCGACTTCGACGAGCTCTTCCACAAGCCCG
The DNA window shown above is from Myxococcota bacterium and carries:
- a CDS encoding Lrp/AsnC family transcriptional regulator, giving the protein MKVGRVPADFDATDRAILELLQENCKQPLAAIGEKVGLSAPAVVDRIHKLEEAGIVVGYRAQLDARKLGRDVSAFIGVSTDRPGAIARVETQAARLDEVLECHHVTGAHTLLLKAKTRNTESLERLIDQIRSIDGVSRTETMIVLSTGTERTRIALSPEDGFRERPRRGKRRASEADRQPEAHGDPQG
- the gltB gene encoding glutamate synthase large subunit, producing the protein MTPQPDRGPLRLEKQGLYDPAHEHDACGVGFIANIRGEKSHEVVSKGIQLLINLEHRGACGCDPETGDGAGLLVQLPDAFFRRELGTQGIELPEAGRYAAGMIFLDKDPKAAARQVEILESLVAAEGQRVLGWREVPCDEAAIGWLARESMPAARQIFVAADGPEAQDEDAFQRKLYVIRRLAEKQIAAEHGDDHFFYVTSLSSRTIVYTGMLISRQIRGFFPDVRDPDFMSALCLVHSRYSTNTLGAWDLAHPFRYLAHNGEINTIEGNQNWMRAREGTLESDLFGDDLQKLYPIMREGASDSARFDNALEFLSLAGRDLSEAILMMVPEAWENRDDMDPDLRAYYEYHSFLLEPWDGPASLAFTDGKKIGAVLDRNGLRPSRYVVTKDGFFVMGSEVGVTDIDPANVERKNRLHPGKVLLIDLEEGRIVGDEELKRSFVERKPYRSWVENQRLLLSDLPDAPVSSLKQNREQRFLMQQAFGYTAEDMKLLLAPMATQGKWPIGSMGEDAALACLSDRPQMLYRYFKQRFAQVSNPAMDSINERPVMTLFSTVGAERNILEETEEHARMVRLEHPVLTDEELAKLENIDAPGFESRTLPCLFKVSEGGGGLRAALDALCNEAEAAVRAGANILILSDRGVAPDLAPIPMLLATGAVHHHLIRETLRTRCSLICETGEAREVAHMALLLGYGAAGINPYLALQSLEELVLDGTFTPEGLDPATAVKNFIKANDKGLLKTFAKMGISTLASYRGAQIFEAIGLDRDLVARCFSGTPSRVSGVGFEVIATEAAMRHARAFPGEDFQYPELDPGGLYQWRARGERHTFNPDTVSKLQIALRRGSYEDYKEFSAAADGTAEEACTLRGLFRFREDLRPAVPLDEVEPAVEIVKRFCTGAMSYGSISMEAHQTLAIAMNRLGGKSNTGEGGEDPARFTPDDNGDLRRSAIKQVASGRFGVTSWYLVNADEVQIKVAQGAKPGEGGELPGHKVNDTIAKVRHSTPGVGLISPPPHHDIYSIEDLSQLIYDLKNANRYARVSVKLVSVTGVGTIAAGVAKGKADGVLISGMDGGTGASPQASIKYAGMPWEIGLAETQQTLVLNDLRGRIRVQTDGGLKTGRDVVIAALLGADEYGFSTAPLVAMGCILMRVCHLNTCPVGIATQDPVLRERFAGTPDSVVQYLLWIAEEAREYMAELGFRSVDEMIGQVDVLDVARAENHWKQRGLDFDELFHKPDVPHAIYQKESQSLAQELEQVLDQKLLRLAAPALERGENVEIDMPIQNTDRTVGTILGSEVSLKYGEEGLPEDTIRMRFQGSAGQSLGAFCTRGLTFEIEGDANDYIGKGLCGGKIIVRVPEGSTFDPAENVIAGNVVLYGATSGEAYFQGLAGERFCVRNSGADAVVEGVGEPGCEYMTGGNVVILGTTGRNFGAGMSGGIAYVLDEDGDFHTRVNPETIDLDPLDDEDLEKVQRMVRRHFQYTHSERADDVLRKWDSYAGKFVKVFPKDYKRAMTDRVAAESGNG